One segment of Candidatus Poribacteria bacterium DNA contains the following:
- a CDS encoding DUF1549 domain-containing protein — MRHPHRSYFLATVFLCLLASFNTGYADHPSDAEKVEFFNSQVKPILQQNCFQCHGGGAEVEGGLQLTSREKILEGGDYGAAVSLESPADSFLLEMVGYGQETAQMPPDGRLDDTSLEILAKWINIGLPYPIQNTNVQPKSKTASDYWAYRPLKRPQVPSVNASDWVNNPIDAFILAKLEAHDLTPAAPASKLTLIRRVYYDLTGLPPSPEAVEAFLNNTSPDAYEKLIDKLLKSPRYGEKWGRHWLDLVRYAETNGYENDSDKPYIWRYRDYVVNAFNKDKPYDQFIKEQLAGDELDTVTTETIIATGYHRLGVWDDSPADRKLARYDYLDDIVSTTGQVMLGMTVGCARCHDHKIDPISTRDYYSLLAFFHDITPNNRGPLADIGTPEQQAVRDKQLAEKRLAEQEAQDKLFEIQEIIKIELAKNISEEIVPDAPVSPMRDLTYRFYRDTFEQFPDNFDLREPTAEGRLFSNLFSLAPASRKKDICLVFEGTLQVPEEATYTFHIDLQGTCRLILNGYRVAELIGERDVEVALTNGEVSIRLEYFNKDIDKPQLTVSWSGSSFEKQPLSTNATVNFDELLKTHAELIETNESLKALVDQQRELKKQRDQRRRQRVPYDHQALSVSESKQTPTHILRRGNPHLVGREVKPAFPEVLNPPIVDIPPVPEDAKSSGKRRILAEWVTNAENPLTARVMVNRIWQHHFGRGIVQSTNDFGQLGTSPTHPELLDWLASEFIATGWRLKAMHKLIMTSNAYRMSAQSNARCIQQDANNDLFWRFDMRRLTAEEIRDTVLWITGKLNLKMGGPSIFPELPKEVLATSSRPRSVWGQSPPDEANRRSVYVKVKRSLLVPILNQFDQANTDSTCPVRFSTTVPTQSLTMLNGKFINDQALAFANRMRWEGGVAVEDRVRFGLRLVLCREPESSEVQQALTLMQELQQHEGVSPEVALDRFALLALNLNEFIFLD; from the coding sequence ATGCGACATCCTCACCGTTCCTATTTCCTTGCCACTGTTTTTCTGTGCCTACTGGCTTCCTTCAATACCGGTTATGCAGATCATCCGAGTGATGCAGAGAAGGTAGAATTTTTTAATTCTCAAGTAAAGCCTATTCTCCAGCAGAACTGTTTCCAATGCCACGGTGGTGGAGCTGAAGTAGAGGGCGGACTCCAACTGACGAGTCGGGAAAAGATTCTGGAAGGCGGAGATTATGGTGCTGCGGTGTCGCTTGAAAGCCCTGCCGATAGTTTCCTACTTGAGATGGTCGGTTACGGTCAAGAAACAGCACAGATGCCCCCTGATGGGAGGTTAGATGACACCTCTCTTGAGATTCTGGCGAAATGGATCAACATAGGACTCCCTTATCCGATTCAAAATACCAACGTCCAACCCAAATCTAAAACTGCATCGGATTATTGGGCATATCGTCCGCTGAAACGACCCCAAGTGCCGTCAGTGAATGCATCCGATTGGGTCAACAATCCGATCGACGCGTTTATTCTCGCAAAGCTCGAAGCACACGATTTAACCCCCGCCGCACCCGCCAGCAAACTGACACTGATCCGTCGGGTATACTACGACCTCACAGGATTACCGCCCTCGCCAGAAGCAGTGGAAGCGTTCCTGAACAACACATCCCCAGACGCTTATGAAAAACTCATTGATAAACTCCTGAAGTCGCCACGCTACGGTGAAAAGTGGGGACGGCACTGGCTCGACCTTGTCCGTTATGCCGAAACCAATGGCTATGAAAACGATTCAGACAAGCCCTATATATGGCGATACCGTGATTACGTTGTCAACGCCTTCAACAAAGACAAACCGTACGATCAATTCATCAAGGAACAACTGGCAGGTGATGAACTTGATACCGTAACCACAGAGACCATCATTGCGACTGGGTATCACCGACTTGGTGTTTGGGACGATAGTCCTGCTGATCGGAAACTCGCGCGGTATGATTATCTTGACGATATTGTCTCAACAACAGGACAAGTGATGCTCGGTATGACAGTCGGTTGTGCCCGATGCCACGACCATAAAATCGACCCGATTTCCACGCGGGATTACTATAGTCTACTCGCGTTTTTCCATGATATTACGCCCAACAACCGCGGTCCTCTTGCCGATATTGGCACGCCGGAGCAGCAAGCAGTGCGAGATAAACAACTCGCTGAAAAGCGACTCGCAGAACAAGAAGCACAGGACAAACTCTTCGAGATACAAGAAATCATCAAAATCGAACTCGCTAAAAATATTTCAGAGGAGATAGTACCTGATGCGCCAGTGTCCCCGATGCGTGATTTGACATATCGCTTCTATCGAGACACCTTTGAGCAGTTTCCTGATAATTTTGATCTCCGTGAACCTACTGCCGAAGGGAGATTGTTTAGCAATCTATTCTCACTCGCACCCGCCAGTAGAAAGAAAGACATCTGCTTGGTTTTTGAAGGAACGTTACAGGTACCAGAAGAGGCGACTTATACATTCCATATTGATCTGCAAGGCACCTGTAGATTGATTCTCAATGGTTATAGAGTCGCCGAATTGATCGGTGAACGAGATGTCGAAGTTGCGCTCACGAATGGTGAGGTGTCGATTCGTCTTGAATACTTCAACAAAGATATCGATAAACCGCAACTGACTGTTTCGTGGTCAGGGTCGAGTTTTGAGAAACAGCCACTCTCAACAAATGCTACAGTCAATTTTGATGAGTTGCTAAAAACACATGCGGAACTTATCGAAACGAACGAATCGTTGAAGGCGTTAGTAGATCAACAGAGGGAGTTGAAAAAACAGCGAGATCAGCGGCGGCGACAGCGCGTGCCTTACGATCATCAGGCGCTGTCGGTTTCAGAGAGTAAGCAGACACCGACGCACATCTTGCGACGTGGTAACCCGCACCTTGTCGGACGCGAGGTTAAACCGGCATTTCCCGAAGTGTTGAATCCGCCTATTGTAGACATACCGCCTGTTCCAGAGGACGCAAAGTCATCTGGGAAACGGCGTATCCTCGCGGAGTGGGTGACGAATGCTGAGAACCCACTAACAGCACGCGTGATGGTCAATCGTATCTGGCAACACCACTTCGGACGTGGCATTGTCCAATCAACGAACGATTTTGGACAACTCGGCACATCGCCGACACATCCCGAACTTCTCGACTGGCTGGCATCTGAATTCATCGCGACCGGTTGGCGGTTAAAAGCGATGCACAAACTGATAATGACCTCAAACGCGTATCGGATGTCAGCACAGAGCAATGCGAGATGTATTCAACAAGACGCAAACAATGACCTCTTTTGGCGATTCGACATGCGTCGCTTGACTGCAGAAGAGATTCGGGATACAGTACTCTGGATCACTGGAAAACTGAACCTTAAAATGGGAGGACCGAGTATTTTCCCTGAACTACCGAAAGAAGTGTTGGCGACATCCTCAAGACCGAGGAGTGTTTGGGGGCAATCACCACCGGATGAGGCAAACCGCCGAAGCGTTTACGTAAAGGTTAAACGCTCGTTGCTCGTCCCAATCCTGAACCAATTCGATCAGGCAAACACCGATTCGACCTGTCCAGTCCGTTTTTCGACAACGGTGCCAACCCAATCGCTGACAATGCTCAACGGGAAGTTTATCAACGACCAAGCACTCGCTTTCGCCAATAGAATGCGGTGGGAAGGTGGTGTGGCAGTCGAAGACCGCGTGCGATTTGGACTTCGGCTTGTGCTGTGCCGTGAACCTGAGTCATCCGAAGTGCAACAGGCATTAACCCTCATGCAAGAACTTCAACAACATGAAGGCGTGAGTCCAGAGGTTGCACTGGACCGATTTGCGTTATTGGCGTTGAATCTAAATGAATTTATCTTTTTGGATTGA
- the ilvE gene encoding branched-chain-amino-acid transaminase, which yields MKPQLPDSRNENILIHVNGELLPREDAKISVFDSLVQGGDGVWEGLRIYNGKIFALDEHLDRLMDSAHAMAFANIPTRDEVKKAIFETLEANGMRDGVHIRLTLSRGKKVTSSMDARVNQYGTTLIVLAEWKPPIYSKSGIRLITSAIRRNPPQCVDSKIHHNNLINNILAKIEANVAGVDDAIMLDIHGYVSETNATNIFAIKRGHVLTPHADSCLPGITRGTVISIAREAGIPLTERNVSLTEIYTADEVFTTGTVGELSPVLEVDGRKIGDEDIGPVTTRLQELYAERTTNEGEPLP from the coding sequence ATGAAACCACAATTACCTGATTCAAGAAATGAAAACATTTTAATCCACGTTAACGGTGAACTCCTACCCCGCGAAGACGCGAAGATCTCCGTGTTCGATAGCCTCGTTCAAGGCGGGGACGGTGTATGGGAAGGCTTGCGTATCTATAACGGAAAAATCTTCGCGCTGGATGAACATCTGGATCGGCTCATGGATTCTGCGCACGCCATGGCATTCGCAAACATCCCAACGCGCGACGAGGTCAAGAAAGCGATCTTTGAGACGCTTGAAGCCAACGGTATGCGAGACGGCGTTCATATCCGCCTAACGCTCAGTCGCGGGAAAAAGGTTACCTCCAGCATGGACGCACGCGTCAATCAGTACGGGACCACCTTAATTGTGCTTGCAGAGTGGAAACCGCCTATCTATTCAAAGAGTGGCATCCGTTTAATTACCTCAGCAATCCGACGGAATCCACCGCAGTGTGTTGACTCCAAGATTCATCACAACAACCTAATCAATAACATCCTCGCCAAGATTGAGGCGAATGTCGCTGGCGTGGACGATGCGATTATGCTCGACATTCACGGATACGTTTCAGAAACGAACGCAACAAACATCTTTGCTATAAAGCGCGGGCATGTGCTGACACCACATGCCGATAGCTGCCTACCCGGAATTACGCGGGGCACTGTCATCAGCATTGCTCGTGAGGCAGGTATCCCACTAACAGAACGAAATGTCTCATTGACCGAGATTTACACAGCGGACGAGGTCTTTACGACCGGCACTGTGGGTGAACTAAGTCCGGTCTTAGAGGTTGATGGCAGAAAAATTGGCGACGAAGACATCGGTCCCGTAACGACTCGGTTACAGGAACTTTATGCAGAACGGACTACCAACGAAGGCGAACCTTTACCGTAG
- the hisF gene encoding imidazole glycerol phosphate synthase subunit HisF codes for MLTKRIIPCLDVRAGKVTKGIAFQGNVDVGDPVEMARFYYEGGADELVFYDITASNERRDIMIDVVSAVAAEIFIPFSVGGGLRTLEDMRRVLLAGAEKVSIDSGAVRNPEIIAEGARAFGSQCVVLSMQVKRVPKSEQIPSGYEIYIDGGRTPVGWDALEWSARGVDLGAGEIVVNSIDADGTKAGYELELTGAIAELVPVPVIASGGAGNPQHLRDVFVESNADAAIVASITHYGEFTIESIKTYLTDEGVSVRDTW; via the coding sequence TTGCTAACGAAACGGATAATCCCATGTTTAGACGTGCGTGCCGGAAAGGTCACCAAAGGCATCGCTTTTCAAGGCAATGTCGATGTCGGCGACCCAGTTGAGATGGCGCGGTTTTATTACGAAGGCGGTGCCGATGAACTTGTTTTCTACGACATCACAGCAAGCAATGAACGGCGCGATATTATGATTGATGTCGTCTCTGCTGTTGCCGCTGAAATCTTTATCCCCTTTTCCGTCGGGGGTGGGTTGCGGACGCTTGAAGACATGCGTCGTGTTCTACTCGCGGGTGCTGAGAAGGTGAGTATAGATTCCGGTGCCGTGCGGAATCCTGAGATCATAGCGGAAGGCGCACGAGCGTTCGGTAGCCAGTGTGTCGTGTTGAGCATGCAGGTAAAGCGAGTTCCGAAAAGTGAGCAGATCCCAAGCGGTTATGAAATTTACATAGACGGTGGGAGAACACCCGTCGGTTGGGATGCACTGGAGTGGTCAGCACGAGGTGTGGATTTGGGCGCAGGCGAAATTGTCGTCAATAGCATCGATGCAGATGGCACGAAAGCCGGATATGAGCTCGAATTGACAGGTGCAATCGCCGAGTTGGTGCCGGTGCCAGTAATCGCCTCTGGGGGGGCAGGAAACCCACAGCACCTGCGGGATGTTTTCGTCGAAAGCAATGCCGATGCCGCGATTGTCGCCTCTATCACACACTACGGCGAATTCACGATTGAGAGCATCAAAACCTATCTAACGGATGAAGGTGTGAGCGTCCGTGATACATGGTAG
- the murJ gene encoding murein biosynthesis integral membrane protein MurJ, translating into MENETKSTAQQNQNVPRAVGVVSIAVMVSRLLGLARETAIGYYFPSKTSADPFYLAFRIPNFLRDMFGEGILSKAFITTFLATEAEDGEEAAWNLTNRIFNLAFLVLIGIIVLGIIFAPVVVDVLARDNFDRNLDNIEHFGFDSKIELAIYLTQLMFPYLLFVSFAAIAMGLLNSKGRFGIPACASTFFNVSSVAVGIGGYYLFPLVEIHPVTGMAIGVIVGGIAQFLIQVPSMYRVGYRYRPLLSLRDPRVLQVMHLIGPAVLGVAAVQVNLLTNTFFITSDSGWLTWITRAYRVMHLPIGIFGVAISTVALPQLAKLVAAGETENFQNALSYALRLMLVSTIPAGIGLMVLSEPICRLLYEWGATLEEDTIETAGLLFVYAFGLCGFSTLKIVTDGFYAHKDIRAPVIVSICAVVLNICLNYLFIYRGLFLDPRAVVFSTVLTVTLNCAVLLLLLRRKVGRLGLRSVVSLTLKILIASAVMGFVCWLTNGVIEIDWLGTVGIIPRAVGVFAPIGLSLFILAGMYKLLKVTEFDDILNIFKQRFEN; encoded by the coding sequence ATGGAAAATGAAACGAAATCCACAGCGCAACAGAATCAGAACGTCCCCCGTGCAGTCGGAGTCGTCAGCATTGCTGTGATGGTGTCCAGATTATTGGGCCTCGCCCGCGAAACGGCGATAGGTTACTACTTCCCTTCAAAAACAAGTGCCGACCCGTTCTACCTTGCGTTCCGTATACCGAACTTCCTACGCGATATGTTCGGCGAAGGCATCTTGAGCAAGGCGTTCATCACCACATTCCTCGCAACAGAAGCCGAAGACGGTGAAGAAGCAGCGTGGAATCTTACGAACCGCATCTTTAATCTGGCATTCCTTGTCCTAATCGGTATCATAGTACTCGGCATCATTTTCGCCCCCGTTGTCGTCGATGTGTTGGCACGAGACAATTTCGATAGGAATTTAGACAATATCGAACACTTCGGATTTGACAGCAAAATTGAACTGGCAATTTATCTCACGCAGTTGATGTTTCCGTATCTACTCTTTGTGTCATTTGCGGCAATCGCTATGGGATTATTGAACAGCAAGGGACGGTTCGGTATTCCAGCATGTGCGTCCACCTTCTTTAACGTGAGCTCCGTTGCTGTTGGCATAGGCGGTTACTATTTGTTTCCACTGGTAGAGATTCACCCCGTAACGGGCATGGCTATCGGTGTAATTGTCGGCGGCATCGCTCAATTCCTAATTCAGGTGCCGTCTATGTATCGCGTCGGCTATCGGTACCGTCCATTATTGAGTCTGCGAGATCCGAGAGTGCTTCAAGTTATGCATTTAATTGGGCCCGCTGTGTTAGGAGTCGCGGCGGTGCAGGTGAATCTACTGACGAACACGTTCTTTATTACCTCAGATTCCGGATGGTTGACGTGGATTACCAGAGCGTATCGCGTTATGCATCTCCCTATCGGGATATTCGGTGTTGCGATTTCAACGGTGGCACTGCCACAACTCGCGAAACTCGTAGCAGCCGGAGAAACAGAAAATTTTCAGAACGCCCTCTCTTATGCCCTCCGTCTAATGCTTGTCTCAACAATTCCCGCTGGCATCGGACTCATGGTCCTGTCAGAACCGATCTGCCGTTTGCTTTACGAATGGGGGGCAACTCTCGAAGAGGACACAATCGAAACGGCGGGACTCCTATTTGTCTATGCGTTTGGTCTATGCGGATTTTCAACCCTCAAGATTGTTACAGATGGGTTCTACGCCCACAAAGATATTCGCGCGCCCGTCATTGTCAGCATTTGTGCCGTTGTGCTCAACATCTGCCTCAACTATCTGTTTATCTATCGCGGACTCTTCTTGGACCCACGCGCTGTGGTATTCTCAACGGTCCTGACCGTAACACTAAATTGTGCCGTTTTACTGTTATTGCTCCGCCGCAAGGTTGGAAGATTAGGGTTGCGCTCGGTTGTCTCGCTAACGCTCAAAATCTTGATTGCCTCAGCAGTGATGGGGTTTGTCTGCTGGTTGACCAACGGAGTCATTGAAATTGATTGGCTCGGCACAGTAGGCATCATTCCACGCGCTGTTGGGGTATTTGCACCAATCGGATTGAGTCTGTTCATACTCGCGGGGATGTACAAACTTCTGAAGGTCACCGAATTCGACGATATTTTAAATATATTCAAACAGCGATTTGAAAACTAA
- a CDS encoding DUF2203 domain-containing protein — protein sequence MQEKRYFTVEEANQCIPELVDEISQLRAIRNLLAGLHAEITPLLEVVSSNGGSKHTPALLKATADFEEILERIAARGCHLKGLDPGLVDFPHLRDGREVYLCWRINENKIRYWHEIEDGFEGRQPL from the coding sequence ATGCAAGAAAAGCGATATTTTACGGTTGAAGAAGCCAACCAATGTATCCCTGAATTAGTTGATGAGATTTCACAGTTAAGAGCCATAAGAAACCTGCTTGCAGGACTACACGCAGAAATCACGCCACTCTTGGAGGTGGTCTCTTCTAACGGTGGTAGTAAGCACACTCCCGCGCTCCTTAAAGCAACTGCCGACTTTGAGGAAATTTTAGAACGGATTGCGGCGCGCGGCTGCCATCTGAAAGGGCTTGACCCCGGATTAGTCGATTTCCCCCACCTCCGTGACGGTAGGGAGGTCTATCTCTGTTGGCGGATCAATGAAAATAAGATCCGCTACTGGCATGAAATTGAGGACGGATTTGAGGGACGACAACCGTTGTAA
- the thiD gene encoding bifunctional hydroxymethylpyrimidine kinase/phosphomethylpyrimidine kinase produces the protein MKQILTIAGSDSGGGAGIQADIKAISANGGFATSAITSVTAQNTVAVTDAFDLPISLIEAQLDAVFTDFDVASVKTGMLSSSAIVEAVAGKLREYTPPAIVIDPVMISKSKFPLLKDEAIDSLKTALIPLATVITPNVYEAELLAQQDIRNIDDAKSAAETIAGLGCHAVLVKGGHLTGENATDVLYCNGEWSLFEAERVETENTHGTGCTYSAAIATQLAHDKDLIDAVRIAKAYITGAIQHALDIGHGHGPTNHFFRM, from the coding sequence ATGAAACAGATTTTAACGATTGCAGGTTCAGATTCAGGTGGCGGGGCTGGCATACAAGCGGATATCAAGGCGATTTCCGCAAATGGCGGCTTTGCTACGTCCGCGATTACCTCTGTTACGGCACAGAATACGGTGGCAGTAACCGACGCATTCGATTTACCTATTTCGCTAATTGAAGCACAGTTGGATGCAGTCTTCACAGACTTCGATGTAGCCAGCGTCAAAACAGGAATGCTCTCCTCGTCGGCGATTGTTGAAGCGGTTGCTGGGAAGTTGAGAGAATATACACCGCCTGCCATCGTCATCGATCCGGTGATGATCTCCAAGAGCAAATTCCCACTGTTGAAAGACGAGGCGATTGATAGCCTCAAAACGGCGTTGATTCCACTTGCGACGGTGATTACACCTAACGTCTATGAGGCGGAGTTGCTCGCACAGCAGGATATCCGAAACATAGATGACGCAAAAAGTGCCGCAGAAACAATTGCTGGACTCGGTTGTCACGCCGTCCTCGTCAAAGGTGGACACCTTACCGGAGAAAACGCAACCGATGTGCTTTATTGCAACGGTGAATGGTCTCTTTTTGAAGCGGAACGCGTTGAGACAGAAAACACACACGGCACAGGTTGCACTTACTCGGCGGCTATAGCGACGCAGCTGGCACACGACAAGGATTTAATTGATGCTGTTAGGATCGCAAAGGCGTATATTACCGGTGCCATTCAGCACGCCTTGGACATTGGACATGGACACGGACCGACGAACCATTTTTTTAGAATGTAA
- the thiE gene encoding thiamine phosphate synthase, whose product MIDFRLYAITDRHQCAPTPLVDVVSELLDAGVTAIQLREKDLDDTELLQLAQPIAEVCRNYEAKLFINTNAQIAHDVGAAGVHLPANAAPVEKIKAQTTDDFHIGCSVHSLDAAQKWEAEGADFVTYSPIYPTASKPGYGPTVGVEGLAKVVENVKLPVFALGGVTPARVTECLAVGAFGVAVMSGVMGSTNAKKQARRYLDTLR is encoded by the coding sequence ATGATAGACTTCAGGTTGTACGCCATCACAGACAGACACCAATGTGCACCTACTCCGTTAGTGGATGTCGTTTCTGAATTGTTAGATGCCGGTGTCACCGCTATTCAATTGCGCGAAAAGGACTTAGACGATACCGAGTTACTTCAATTGGCACAACCGATCGCCGAGGTGTGTCGAAATTACGAGGCGAAACTTTTCATAAACACGAACGCACAGATTGCACACGATGTAGGTGCGGCAGGGGTTCATCTGCCAGCGAACGCAGCACCTGTAGAGAAAATAAAAGCACAAACTACAGATGATTTCCATATCGGATGCTCGGTGCATAGCCTTGATGCAGCACAAAAATGGGAAGCGGAAGGTGCAGATTTCGTTACTTATAGTCCGATCTATCCCACAGCGAGCAAACCAGGATATGGTCCCACGGTCGGTGTAGAAGGACTCGCGAAGGTGGTAGAAAATGTTAAACTGCCTGTCTTCGCGTTAGGTGGAGTTACACCAGCACGGGTTACGGAATGTTTAGCCGTGGGGGCTTTCGGTGTCGCTGTAATGTCAGGCGTTATGGGTTCCACAAACGCTAAAAAACAGGCGAGACGCTATCTTGATACTTTGCGTTAA
- the rsmB gene encoding 16S rRNA (cytosine(967)-C(5))-methyltransferase RsmB, which yields MNARTVALECLLTLSHSSTPIASVVDRAFGRYSIEGRERRLVNGLVYGVTRWQKQLDWVLDQFINPRFQLDARHRNILRLGAFQLLHLDGIPAHAAIFETVQLATPHPRKSSNRRKAAGFINAVLRSVQREGTTLTYPSLDENPTEHIAFSLSYPTWVVERWLQTRGVSWTLAFCRASNQIAPLSLRVNTRLTQREEVCQSLEMNGIAATASKIAPDGITLENRAITAFDTTNEQTLKDILNREDIYVQDESAMLMAPLLSPETSEFIVDVCAAPGGKTTHLAHLMRNAGKIIAVDVSEKKIARLQKNCQRVNARNVETRMMDATKADLSFIETADAVLIDAPCSGFGTLRRHPDIRWNKTAKQVQALSEMQYSLLKNAAQHIKPGGILVYSTCSIEPIENEDIIQRFLTDFPMYRVENARSFLPDVPPSIITPQGFVQTFPHEHSIDGAFAARLRRIPAK from the coding sequence ATGAACGCACGCACAGTCGCCTTAGAGTGCTTACTCACCCTTTCGCACAGCAGTACACCCATAGCATCTGTCGTTGACAGGGCATTTGGACGCTACTCTATCGAAGGACGCGAACGTCGATTGGTAAACGGGCTTGTCTACGGCGTTACCCGATGGCAGAAGCAGCTGGACTGGGTGCTGGACCAGTTTATCAATCCTCGATTTCAATTAGACGCGCGGCATCGCAATATCTTGCGACTCGGCGCGTTCCAACTGTTACATCTCGATGGGATCCCTGCACACGCAGCGATCTTTGAAACCGTCCAACTCGCGACACCTCATCCACGCAAATCCTCCAATAGACGGAAGGCAGCGGGATTCATCAACGCAGTACTCCGTTCTGTGCAACGCGAAGGCACAACATTAACCTATCCATCGCTCGATGAAAATCCGACCGAACACATTGCGTTTTCGTTGTCCTATCCGACGTGGGTGGTGGAGCGATGGCTCCAGACGCGCGGCGTTTCGTGGACGTTGGCATTCTGTCGCGCGAGCAATCAAATCGCACCGCTTTCACTCCGCGTGAATACCCGCCTGACACAACGTGAAGAAGTTTGTCAATCGTTAGAGATGAACGGTATTGCCGCAACCGCTTCCAAAATCGCACCCGACGGAATAACGCTCGAAAACCGTGCCATCACCGCTTTTGATACTACCAACGAACAGACATTAAAGGATATTCTCAACCGAGAGGACATCTATGTTCAAGACGAGAGTGCGATGTTAATGGCACCGCTGCTCTCACCGGAGACATCGGAATTCATAGTGGATGTATGTGCTGCACCGGGTGGTAAGACGACACACCTCGCGCATCTCATGCGTAATGCGGGAAAAATTATCGCCGTGGATGTGTCGGAGAAAAAAATAGCACGCTTGCAAAAGAACTGTCAACGTGTCAATGCGCGCAACGTTGAGACCCGAATGATGGACGCGACAAAAGCCGATCTCAGCTTTATCGAAACCGCAGACGCTGTCCTTATCGACGCACCGTGCTCAGGGTTTGGAACCCTTCGGCGACATCCCGACATCCGATGGAACAAAACCGCCAAGCAGGTTCAGGCTCTCAGTGAGATGCAATATAGTCTCTTGAAGAACGCGGCACAACACATCAAACCGGGTGGCATTCTCGTCTACAGTACTTGCAGTATAGAACCGATAGAAAATGAGGACATCATCCAGCGGTTTTTGACAGATTTTCCGATGTATCGAGTGGAAAATGCTCGAAGTTTTTTGCCCGATGTTCCACCAAGTATCATAACACCACAAGGTTTCGTCCAAACATTTCCACATGAACACAGCATTGATGGTGCGTTCGCGGCACGCCTCCGACGGATCCCGGCAAAATGA
- the rpsT gene encoding 30S ribosomal protein S20: protein MHRQSAKKHARADETKRIRNRHRKVTLRTVLKQTETALEAGNVDTAQELCRTTVSLLDRAASKGVIKKGTANRQKSRLTRKLNALTAEAA from the coding sequence TTGCATCGACAATCTGCAAAGAAACACGCACGGGCGGATGAAACGAAACGGATACGCAATCGGCATCGCAAAGTGACATTGCGAACAGTGCTGAAACAAACGGAAACTGCGCTTGAGGCAGGCAACGTTGATACAGCACAAGAATTGTGCCGGACCACGGTAAGTCTCTTGGATAGAGCTGCCAGTAAAGGTGTCATCAAAAAAGGGACAGCGAATCGCCAAAAGTCCCGACTCACCCGCAAGCTGAACGCCCTTACTGCAGAAGCAGCGTAA